In the bacterium SCSIO 12741 genome, AAAATGAACCCATGCTTTGGTTGATGGTCGAAAAGTCTGACTCTTAAAAAGTGACCAAAATTTTGGCCGTGGTAGTAATGGATTGAGTGCTATCCGTTTCTAAGGTGAGTTTTAACCCCCTCCAGGAAATTTCTTTTTTGCCTCCCGAAGAGGTCACCGTAATGGTTTTACCAGATTCTACCAGGTAATTCTTGTTGGCTTTAAAATCACTGTAGTACAAGTTGATGTCACTGTCAACGCCGGATTGAGCGAAAAAGAACCGGTCTTTGTTCGTGGTATAGGATTGTTCCTTCAGCGATTCCGTGAGGGTGTAGGAAATGCCCACATGGTGGTTGTCATCCTTAAAATTCGTTTGTAAAATGGTACGTGCGGTATCCTGATAATTGACCGTGGCCGTGATAAGTGGTACGGTATCTCCGCCGTCTACGATAAGGTAGGAATCCGTTGCAGGAGTTCCCTGATTATCGCCTCCGTTATTATTGTTGTTGTTATTGGTGTTGTTGGTACTCGGATACGTGCAGCTACCGTCATCTTTTCCAGCGTCTGTATTATAATTTGTGGCAGTTGGGTCCGTACATCCTTCCTTTTTACAAGCCTGTAGGGTAAGCAAAGCCAGGCCAATGATTAATAAGCGTTTCATAATGTGTCCTTTTTGATACTTTCAAAAGTACCGGGGAACAGGCAGTTCTTTATACGGCATTTGCCGTATTTTTTCTACGCAAAGGGTATCGAAGAGGCAGAGAAGGCGGGGTGTTCCTCAATTTGGAAGTAGCTACGCAAATCGTTTATGGGTTGATTCAAGCCGAGTAGAAAATCGGATTTAAACACAACGCCAGAATGTTGTCCCCGTTTGTAGGCTTCATAAAACGCTCCCCATCTTTCGGGAAAGAAACAGGAGGCAATAAATCCGGTGCCCAGGGCAAATAGAGAACGCTTCCCATTTCCCAATAAAAAGAATTGCATTCTGGCCTCATCTACCACAGACGTGCTGTATTGTAATAAAACATGGTATACATCATGATCCTCGAACTTATCCATCAGCTTAAGACGATTCGCTACCAAAAACAAGCCCAACTCCCGACCCAATGACTGTTGCGGATACTGAAGTAATGCTAACACACTTAACTCCCAAGGTTCGGCTTTGCTTTTGAAAAACAGGCCGTAAAGAGGTTTCGAATACCTAACCAGATTGATCATCAGCGTTTCTCGGAGCGAATTTTGGTGGTTTGTTCGGTTCATATTTCGGCTTTTGATCAATAGGTACAAGAAAGTCCTTGAAAAGATCAATGCTAAGTTAACCGGGGCAAGACGACGGAATCCGGACAAATTCTATATTTGAGTGCAACACGATTAAAAAAACAGAATGACCATGTCAGAACAGCAACCCTGGTACCGAGTTACCTCCTTTGAGCACTACAAAGAATTGTATCATCAGAGTGTGGACAATCCCGAGCAATTCTGGGAGAAAGTTGCCAATGAATTTCGTTGGAGAAAAAAATGGGATGATGTTCTGAGTTGGGATTTTGCCAAACCTGATGTACAATGGTTTCAAGGGGCAAAACTCAACATTACGGAAAACTGCCTCGATCGACATTTGGATGAAAGGGGAGATCAAACGGCATTGATTTGGGAACCGAATGATCCCAAGGAAAAGTTTGTGCGCCTGACCTATCATGAACTTCATGACAAGGTTTGTCGCTTCGCCAATGTGCTCAAAGAAAATGGATGCCAAAAAGGAGATCGCGTAGCCATTTACATGCCTATGATTCCCGAATTGACCATTGCCGTGTTGGCCTGTGCCCGAATCGGTGCAGTTCATTCGGTCGTTTTTGCTGGATTTTCAGCCCACGCTTTGGCCGATCGCATTGAAGATGCTCAGGCCAAAATGGTCCTAACCTCGGACGGACTGTATCGGGGTACCAAAGAAATTCCGGTTAAACGGGTGGTGGATGAGGCTATCGAATCCTCTTCTTGTGTGGAGAAAGTAGTTGTGGTGCAAAGAACCAATTGGGCTGTTAATATGGTGCCTGGACGTGATGTTTGGTTGCACGATGAAATGGATAAAGTAGATAGCGATTGTCCGGCTGAACCGATGAATAGTGAAGATATGCTCTTCATCTTATACACCTCGGGGTCCACTGGAAAACCCAAAGGAGTGGTGCATACTTGCGGTGGCTATATGGTTTATGCTGATTTCAGCTTTAGAAATGTGTTTCAATACGATCCCGGAGATATCTACTGGTGTACCGCTGATATTGGTTGGATAACCGGACATACCTACATCGTTTATGGACCGTTGTTGGCCGGAGCCACGACTATTATGTTTGAAGGAGTTCCTACTTGGCCAGATGCGGGACGCTTCTGGCAAATTTGTGACAAGTATGGCGTCAATCAATTCTATACGGCTCCTACCGCCATTCGAGCATTAATGGCACAAGGCGACGATCACGTTCTTTCCTACAGCCTTGATTCGCTCAAAGTGATTGGTACTGTGGGTGAACCGATTAATGAGGAAGCCTGGTATTGGTACCATGTTCACGTAGGAAAAGAGCGTTGCCCGGTGGTAGATACCTGGTGGCAAACCGAAACCGGAGGAATCATGATTTCAGCCCTCGGCGATCACGGACCGCACAAGCCGTCCTACGCAGGGTACCCTTTACCTGGAATTCAACCTGTTTTGCTTAATAGTGAAGGAGAAGAAATTACGGACAATGGGGAAGAGGGCTATCTGTGTATAAAGCATCCTTGGCCATCGATGATCCGAACAACTTATGGTGATCATGAAAGATGCCGGGTGACCTATTTTTCTCATTACGATAATCATTACTTCACCGGTGATGGAGCTCGTCGCGATGAAAATGGAATGTACCGAATTATTGGCCGCGTAGATGATGTGATCAACGTTTCTGGGCACCGTTTTGGAACTGCTGAAATCGAAAATGCTATCAATCGCAATCCTCAGGTAGCGGAATCTGCCGTTGTGGGTTATCCTCATGATATAAAAGGGCAGGGTATCTATGCTTATGTAATCCTTCGTGATCGGGTGAATGACGATGAAGTACTCCGAGCCGAAATCGTGGAAACAGTGGTTGAAGAAATTGGAAAAATTGCCCGCCCAGACAAAATTCAGTTTGTGAGTGGTTTACCTAAAACCCGATCAGGTAAAATTATGCGTCGTATTCTTCGGAAAGTAGCCGAAGGAGATACTTCGAATCTCGGTGATACTTCAACCTTATTGGATCCTAAGGTGGTAGAAGAGATCAAAGACGGAGCACTTAAAGGCTAATAATAGCTAACGTTTCTGGTATACGAACGGCCGCCAATAAGGGCTTTTTTGTCGGGGTGGACATAATCAAGGGCTTCGTAGCTTTCTCCCACTTTGAGGAAGTATCGATTTTCTTTTTTCCACCAAATTCCTTCCTCGCTCCAGCTAGAATCTACTTCAATCGGTTCACAGGCAGTGACCTCTGATGAAACGGAATCGGCATATAAATCAGGGCCCATTAATACGGTACCTTTTCGATTGATTTTCCAAAGATTGCCATTGTCCGTTAATAGATAATCGGCCCAGGTACACTTTACAAAGGCGTAGGCTTTGTCATTTATCCAGCAACTGTCTTTGGAACTTAGGGGACCAGAAAATTTTTTGGGAGGCATCCAACGCCATTCTCCGGCTACCGGGGATTCTTGATTGGTGTTAAAAGTTTCGTCCTTCCCACAGCTATAAAGGCATAGAAGTAGAGGCAGGGTGATAAAAAGATTGGTATTCATGCCGATTAGTTTGCACGGCAGCCACCAAAATTGTGCCGAGATCAGAACAGAGAAAGAACCACCGATAATTGCGGCGGTAAAGTTGGGCAATGCTTGAGTGCCAAGTAGTAACTCGAGTTTCGGGTATACTCGTCACGGTTGTGTCTTAAAAATTGCCGGTTATTGGATATCTGTACTTCGTGCGTTTTTCCTCCCAACGATAGGGTGATGAAACCAGAGCGGAAGGCCCACCATTGTTCTTCTGTTCTTTGAGTTGAAATCAACTTTATTCGGGTACAGGGATCCATCAAATCAACTGTGCCTTTGTAAAAAGGAACGTCTTTGGGTACATAGGCCCTTCGTTCAGCTACCTTAAGTTTTTGATCGGGTAATAGTTCAAAATCATACCAATGCGCAATCCAGTATTCGCCCTCCAAAGAGTCTCC is a window encoding:
- the acs gene encoding acetate--CoA ligase, producing the protein MSEQQPWYRVTSFEHYKELYHQSVDNPEQFWEKVANEFRWRKKWDDVLSWDFAKPDVQWFQGAKLNITENCLDRHLDERGDQTALIWEPNDPKEKFVRLTYHELHDKVCRFANVLKENGCQKGDRVAIYMPMIPELTIAVLACARIGAVHSVVFAGFSAHALADRIEDAQAKMVLTSDGLYRGTKEIPVKRVVDEAIESSSCVEKVVVVQRTNWAVNMVPGRDVWLHDEMDKVDSDCPAEPMNSEDMLFILYTSGSTGKPKGVVHTCGGYMVYADFSFRNVFQYDPGDIYWCTADIGWITGHTYIVYGPLLAGATTIMFEGVPTWPDAGRFWQICDKYGVNQFYTAPTAIRALMAQGDDHVLSYSLDSLKVIGTVGEPINEEAWYWYHVHVGKERCPVVDTWWQTETGGIMISALGDHGPHKPSYAGYPLPGIQPVLLNSEGEEITDNGEEGYLCIKHPWPSMIRTTYGDHERCRVTYFSHYDNHYFTGDGARRDENGMYRIIGRVDDVINVSGHRFGTAEIENAINRNPQVAESAVVGYPHDIKGQGIYAYVILRDRVNDDEVLRAEIVETVVEEIGKIARPDKIQFVSGLPKTRSGKIMRRILRKVAEGDTSNLGDTSTLLDPKVVEEIKDGALKG